The Falco rusticolus isolate bFalRus1 chromosome 5, bFalRus1.pri, whole genome shotgun sequence genome has a segment encoding these proteins:
- the GALR3 gene encoding galanin receptor type 3 produces the protein MSGGWNASSDSPELRAAGIIVPVIFSLIFLLGTVGNGLVLAVLLRNGQVKYNTTNLFILNLAMADLCFIICCVPFQATIYTLDGWLFGAFACKAVHFLIYLTMYASSFTLAAVSVDRYLAIRYPLKSRDLRTSRNAGVAIVAIWSLSLLFAGPYLSYYQIVHYQGVPICIPIWEDQRRKVLDILTFVFGYLLPVTVVSLAYARTIKFLWTSVDPIERISESRKAKCKVTKMIVAVAILFCLCWLPHHLVILCFWFGHFPFNQATYACRLASHCLSYANSCLNPIVYALISKHFRKRFKQVFTCLFQNKTRKKRKRVGKKVHVVNVDKGFTNSIRGFYGGNTEVTEVPEENTRKRDPEGASHAKAWSHQLQDAMVSVQKELLEEESLATAGHPLAMTPPRGTREFLTVRYR, from the exons ATGTCAGGGGGATGGAATGCCTCTTCTGACAGCCCGGAGCTACGAGCAGCAGGGATCATTGTGCCTGTCATCTTCTCCCTCATCTTCCTCCTGGGTACTGTAGGGAATGGactggtgctggctgtgctgctgcggAACGGCCAAGTCAAGTACAACACCACCAATCTCTTCATCCTTAACCTGGCCATGGCCGACCTGTGCTTCATCAtctgctgtgtccccttccaggCCACCATTTACACCCTGGATGGGTGGCTCTTTGGGGCCTTTGCTTGCAAAGCTGTGCATTTCCTCATCTACCTCACCATGTATGCCAGCAGCTTCACCCTGGCCGCCGTCTCTGTTGACAG GTACCTGGCTATTCGCTATCCACTGAAGTCCCGGGATCTCCGCACCTCCCGAAATGCAGGAGTGGCCATTGTAGCAATCTGGTCACTGTCGCTGCTCTTTGCAGGGCCTTACCTCAGTTACTACCAGATTGTCCATTACCAAGGGGTGCCCATCTGCATCCCCATCTGGGAGGACCAGCGCCGAAAGGTTCTGGACATCCTCACATTTGTCTTTGGATACCTCCTGCCCGTGACTGTGGTAAGCCTGGCATATGCCAGGACCATCAAGTTCCTGTGGACCTCCGTAGACCCCATAGAAAGGATCTCGGAGTCCCGGAAGGCCAAGTGTAAGGTCACCAAGATGATTGTTGCTGTGGCCatccttttctgcctctgttgGCTGCCCCACCACCTGGTCATTCTGTGCTTTTGGTTTGGCCACTTCCCCTTCAACCAAGCGACTTACGCTTGCCGCTTGGCTTCCCACTGCCTTTCGTATGCCAATTCCTGCCTCAACCCCATTGTCTACGCCCTCATCTCCAAGCATTTCCGCAAGCGTTTCAAGCAGGTCTTCACCTGCCTCTTCCAGAACAAGaccaggaagaagaggaagagagtTGGAAAGAAAGTCCACGTGGTCAATGTGGATAAAGGTTTCACCAACAGCATCAGAGGTTTCTATGGAGGCAACACTGAGGTGACTGAGGTCCCAGAGGAGAACACCAGGAAGAGGGACCCTGAAGGTGCCAGTCATGCCAAAGCATGGTCTCACCAGCTACAAGATGCCATGGTCTCTGTTCAGAAGGAGCTACTGGAGGAGGAAAGTTTGGCAACAGCTGGCCATCCCCTAGCCATGACCCCTCCAAGAGGAACACGGGAGTTTCTGACTGTTCGCTACAGATGA